In Nymphaea colorata isolate Beijing-Zhang1983 chromosome 5, ASM883128v2, whole genome shotgun sequence, one genomic interval encodes:
- the LOC116254074 gene encoding uncharacterized protein LOC116254074 — MGKAKGGSIFIRLVSAAGTGFFYVKRKNPRRITEKLEFRKYDPRVNKHVLFTEAKMK; from the coding sequence ATGGGCAAGGCGAAGGGTGGATCCATATTCATCAGGCTCGTCTCTGCAGCAGGCACTGGGTTCTTCTATGTCAAGCGAAAGAATCCACGAAGGATCACTGAAAAGCTTgaatttagaaaatatgatcCCCGGGTGAACAAGCATGTTCTGTTTACGGAGGCAAAGATGAAGTGA